The Opitutaceae bacterium genome contains a region encoding:
- a CDS encoding NfeD family protein, giving the protein MIRRYYPLLLALAVVCLGAVTRAEQAASVPPDPAPNEAAGAEAAGATPPVAAPGALQASESGAALQSAPIRNVLVIPIEGEIADPILYILRRGLKQAVEQKIDVVVLDMNTPGGNLGTTLEILEAIEKFPGHTVTYVNKDAISAGAFISAMTRDIYFAPNGVIGAAAPVSGSGQEIDATMRAKIVSYLKARVRSLSEGKGVYRGEVISAMMDIDYEFKIGDRVLKKKGELLSLTAKEATEQFGDPAQPLLATGIAASLDELLDQKFGKGNHTAKRLEVTWSEELAVFLNKIKPILLGLGLLALFVEYKMQGSGVFAAIGLTLLGIVFASSYVAGLSGHEPILVFGIGLVLLIIELVFFPGVVVMALLGVLLMGGSLVWAMADLWPQEPVSVAWSTDAFVAPLVNLLSGLAVAFAGSLLLARFLPRRLFWDRMVLAAEVTANSQVPAEAPQAVRQSLVGRQAVALTALRPTGTVEVDGERHEARIRVGVADRGDRLRVVSQSGFDLLVEKENP; this is encoded by the coding sequence ATGATTCGGAGGTACTACCCGCTTTTGCTGGCTTTGGCGGTTGTTTGCCTCGGTGCGGTTACTCGCGCCGAGCAGGCCGCGTCCGTACCCCCCGACCCGGCACCAAACGAGGCGGCAGGCGCAGAGGCGGCAGGCGCAACCCCTCCTGTCGCTGCGCCCGGAGCCCTTCAGGCGAGTGAATCAGGGGCCGCGCTGCAAAGCGCTCCGATTCGCAACGTGCTGGTCATCCCCATTGAAGGCGAAATTGCAGACCCAATCCTCTATATCCTTAGGCGGGGCTTGAAGCAGGCGGTGGAGCAGAAGATCGACGTGGTCGTGCTCGACATGAACACCCCTGGCGGAAATCTCGGCACGACCCTCGAAATCTTGGAGGCTATTGAGAAGTTTCCGGGCCATACCGTCACTTATGTCAACAAGGATGCAATCTCAGCGGGCGCGTTTATCTCGGCGATGACGAGAGACATCTATTTCGCCCCCAACGGGGTGATCGGCGCAGCCGCACCGGTGTCGGGATCAGGCCAGGAGATCGACGCCACGATGCGCGCGAAGATTGTCAGCTACCTCAAGGCCCGAGTCCGCTCTCTTTCAGAAGGGAAGGGCGTTTACCGCGGCGAGGTGATCTCCGCAATGATGGACATCGACTACGAATTTAAGATCGGCGATCGTGTATTGAAGAAGAAGGGTGAACTGCTCTCGCTCACGGCCAAGGAAGCGACGGAACAGTTCGGCGATCCGGCCCAGCCGTTGCTTGCTACGGGTATCGCGGCATCTCTCGACGAGTTGCTCGACCAGAAATTCGGAAAGGGCAACCATACGGCCAAGCGCCTTGAAGTGACCTGGTCGGAAGAGCTCGCTGTCTTCCTGAACAAGATTAAGCCCATTCTGCTCGGCCTGGGGCTGCTCGCTCTCTTCGTCGAATATAAGATGCAGGGCTCCGGCGTCTTCGCGGCGATCGGACTCACGCTTCTGGGAATTGTCTTTGCCTCAAGCTATGTCGCAGGCCTGTCAGGGCACGAGCCCATCTTGGTGTTTGGCATCGGCCTGGTCTTGTTGATCATCGAACTGGTTTTCTTCCCCGGAGTCGTGGTGATGGCATTGCTTGGTGTCCTGCTGATGGGGGGCTCGCTCGTCTGGGCGATGGCTGACCTCTGGCCGCAGGAGCCGGTGTCCGTTGCCTGGAGCACCGACGCCTTTGTTGCTCCCCTCGTGAACCTCCTTTCAGGTCTTGCCGTCGCGTTCGCAGGCAGCCTTCTCCTCGCCCGTTTTCTGCCCCGCCGTCTATTTTGGGATCGAATGGTCCTCGCCGCTGAGGTGACCGCCAACTCGCAGGTGCCCGCGGAAGCTCCACAAGCGGTGCGGCAATCACTGGTCGGACGGCAGGCGGTGGCCTTGACGGCCTTGCGTCCCACCGGGACGGTGGAAGTCGATGGCGAGCGACACGAAGCTCGAATTCGGGTCGGCGTCGCCGATCGTGGCGACAGGTTGCGAGTCGTCTCCCAATCCGGGTTTGATCTACTCGTGGAAAAGGAAAACCCATGA
- a CDS encoding NfeD family protein has protein sequence MSVILPLFIAGAVLLAAEALIPGAIAGIIGAILLIIGSVYAFHHYGSGGGWLAVGGAATLVATSLFFEFYLLPRTRWGKRFFLNKAIDTTSHVAPSRGDALIGQSGVAESPLMPTGVIVIAGRSYEAFSRDGAIGKGETVQVVGVDTFRLIVSKHSSHA, from the coding sequence ATGAGCGTCATACTCCCACTCTTTATCGCTGGAGCGGTCCTCCTCGCTGCGGAGGCCCTGATACCCGGGGCCATCGCCGGCATCATCGGCGCGATCCTGCTGATCATTGGCAGTGTGTATGCGTTCCACCACTACGGCTCTGGCGGCGGGTGGCTCGCCGTCGGGGGCGCGGCCACGCTCGTCGCGACGTCCCTCTTCTTTGAGTTCTACCTGCTGCCGCGCACGCGCTGGGGAAAACGTTTCTTCCTAAACAAGGCAATCGACACGACGAGCCACGTCGCGCCCAGTCGCGGGGACGCACTGATCGGCCAGTCTGGTGTCGCGGAAAGTCCCCTCATGCCGACCGGGGTCATCGTGATCGCCGGCCGCTCGTACGAGGCATTTTCGCGCGATGGCGCAATCGGCAAGGGCGAAACTGTCCAAGTCGTCGGCGTAGATACTTTTCGACTAATCGTTAGCAAACACTCCTCCCATGCCTGA
- the floA gene encoding flotillin-like protein FloA (flotillin-like protein involved in membrane lipid rafts), with protein MPEIFGSSLFLIVLIGVPVLILGLIVFSFFSVWLRALLAGASVSFINLVAMRLRQVPYGLMVDARITAKKAGIDISIDEIEAHFLAGGNVVPTVQAIIAAQKAGIELNWGRACAIDLATKGSGKSVVEAVRTSVDPKVIDCPNPESGRTTIDGVAKDGIQVKVKARVTVRTHLDRFVGGAKEETIIARVGEGIVTTIGSAESYKQVLESPDSISKTVLARGLDVGSAFEILSIDIADVDVGENVGAKLQEAQAEANKNMAQAQAEIRRAAAVALEQEMKARVQEMQAKVVEAQAQVPLAMSEAFRNGRLGVMDYYRMENVQSDTSMRNAIANPDAKK; from the coding sequence ATGCCTGAAATATTCGGTTCCTCCCTGTTCCTGATCGTCCTGATCGGCGTCCCCGTGCTGATCTTGGGACTGATCGTGTTCTCATTCTTCAGCGTTTGGCTGCGCGCCTTGCTGGCCGGCGCTTCGGTCTCCTTCATCAACTTGGTGGCCATGCGTTTGAGGCAGGTGCCGTACGGCCTGATGGTCGACGCACGCATCACGGCCAAGAAAGCCGGCATCGACATCAGTATCGACGAGATCGAGGCGCACTTTCTTGCAGGTGGCAATGTGGTCCCGACTGTTCAGGCCATCATCGCCGCCCAGAAAGCCGGTATCGAACTCAACTGGGGCCGCGCCTGCGCCATCGACCTCGCCACAAAAGGCTCGGGCAAGAGCGTGGTCGAAGCGGTGCGCACCTCCGTCGATCCCAAGGTGATCGACTGCCCCAATCCCGAAAGCGGCCGCACCACCATCGATGGTGTCGCCAAGGACGGCATTCAGGTGAAGGTGAAAGCGCGCGTCACCGTGCGCACCCATCTCGATCGTTTCGTCGGCGGTGCAAAGGAAGAAACCATCATCGCCCGCGTCGGCGAAGGTATCGTCACCACGATCGGCTCGGCCGAGAGCTACAAGCAGGTGCTCGAATCCCCCGATAGCATTTCCAAGACAGTTTTGGCGCGCGGCCTGGATGTGGGCTCAGCCTTCGAGATTCTTTCGATCGACATCGCCGACGTCGATGTCGGCGAGAACGTCGGAGCCAAGCTCCAGGAAGCGCAGGCTGAAGCAAACAAGAACATGGCCCAGGCCCAGGCTGAAATTCGCCGCGCGGCCGCCGTCGCGCTCGAGCAGGAAATGAAGGCACGCGTCCAGGAGATGCAGGCCAAGGTCGTCGAGGCCCAGGCACAGGTCCCGCTCGCCATGTCCGAAGCCTTCCGCAACGGCCGCCTCGGAGTCATGGACTACTATCGCATGGAAAACGTCCAGTCAGACACCTCCATGCGCAATGCCATCGCCAACCCCGACGCCAAGAAATAA
- a CDS encoding glycoside hydrolase family 9 protein, whose translation MPIALPSYLERRLRLSSIILLLVGLNGPAIFGATAGNGGPQLIEISPVTDRILLLHFDEGYVAHHKRGQARTDEVLIANPLDEASADLAASYRLNSPTDPNYKVGQHPVAVARKSKATDYLWLNGGVTNPPGQPAFAKEHWIYLTLPEPLKEGANYALETGSLAAHKNPNLFIFDSTRSRSETIHVNTIGYRPKSRAKYAYLYQWMGSGGILDVRPLVGRPFQVIDIRTHTVAFEGKLAFRGDAKRAETTKISDSPPYGNFAGADVVEADFSSLQRTGAYVVSVPGVGCSFPFEIKADVYRRVFTPVARALYHNRSGIALTQPFTDYVRPAPHNPEQTPGFQDKLFYTSVRFPDWPHGEGSWEDRPLIDANIKGPIESCGWYQDAGDWDSYQQHLNIAQHLLFALEIKPENFKDDELNLPESGNGVPDLLDEARWLPAFCQRLRKELIEKGYNDGGISLRICGDVHGWDVRPDGSTKASYDDVDRKYVVAGADPWSTFRYAGTAAHLGFVLKKLGLKDPDSIDWLKEAREAYEWGLANTKPEDEKREPIYWLFPVRDHRMYAAAGLFRLTGEMRYAEAFMKDFNSMAEVKTFEALPKPELDLNQGSAGLGWENAYGPWVMALGGGPTALPEADRARVEKMVLASAERTGPKATAARNMRFGGPFEFDMLVGHQSTPLVMDSAVAYTILRERDPERAALFWSAIETTADYMLGTNPLHYVWVSGVGPRNVKYPFHMDGWYNNQLSSHPGIVPYGPWRVEQESANDTTNIAWSYRSLYPQTVRQWPGAEQWFENRGSPLAAEFTVHQNIGPAAAIYGLLCAPQK comes from the coding sequence ATGCCCATAGCCCTCCCCTCCTACCTCGAGCGTCGCCTGCGGCTCAGCTCAATCATACTCCTTCTGGTCGGGCTTAATGGCCCTGCGATTTTTGGGGCCACAGCCGGCAACGGCGGCCCGCAACTCATCGAGATCAGTCCAGTCACTGACCGGATCCTGCTTCTTCACTTTGACGAGGGTTACGTCGCGCACCACAAGCGTGGTCAGGCCCGTACCGACGAAGTCCTGATCGCCAATCCGCTTGATGAGGCTTCAGCCGATCTAGCGGCGAGCTACAGGTTAAACAGCCCGACTGATCCCAACTACAAGGTCGGGCAACACCCCGTGGCGGTGGCACGCAAATCCAAGGCCACTGACTACCTGTGGCTGAATGGAGGGGTGACAAACCCGCCTGGCCAACCAGCATTTGCGAAGGAACACTGGATCTACCTGACGCTTCCCGAACCACTCAAGGAAGGCGCAAACTACGCTTTGGAGACAGGATCCCTCGCCGCGCACAAGAACCCGAATCTGTTTATCTTCGATTCGACGCGTTCACGGTCGGAGACCATTCACGTCAACACGATTGGGTACCGTCCGAAATCGCGCGCAAAGTATGCGTACCTCTACCAGTGGATGGGAAGCGGAGGCATTCTCGATGTCCGCCCCCTCGTTGGGCGTCCATTCCAGGTGATCGACATCCGCACCCACACGGTCGCTTTTGAGGGCAAACTCGCCTTTCGCGGCGACGCCAAGCGGGCTGAAACCACAAAGATCTCAGATTCCCCTCCCTATGGAAACTTTGCGGGAGCTGACGTGGTCGAGGCCGACTTCTCAAGCCTGCAACGAACGGGCGCGTATGTCGTTTCCGTCCCAGGTGTGGGATGTTCTTTTCCCTTTGAAATCAAGGCGGATGTGTATCGCCGAGTTTTCACCCCCGTTGCACGCGCCCTCTACCACAACAGGAGTGGCATTGCCCTGACGCAGCCGTTTACCGATTACGTCCGCCCCGCGCCGCACAATCCCGAGCAGACGCCTGGCTTCCAGGACAAACTCTTCTACACGAGCGTGCGATTCCCGGATTGGCCGCATGGCGAAGGTTCATGGGAAGACCGGCCGCTGATCGATGCCAACATCAAGGGCCCAATCGAGTCGTGCGGGTGGTACCAAGACGCAGGCGATTGGGACAGCTACCAGCAGCACCTCAACATCGCCCAACACTTGCTTTTCGCCCTTGAGATCAAGCCGGAGAACTTCAAGGACGACGAGTTGAACCTCCCGGAAAGCGGCAATGGGGTGCCTGATCTTCTTGATGAAGCACGTTGGCTTCCCGCGTTTTGTCAGCGCCTACGCAAGGAACTCATCGAAAAGGGCTACAACGATGGCGGCATTTCCCTTCGCATCTGCGGGGATGTCCATGGATGGGACGTTCGCCCTGATGGAAGTACCAAAGCCTCCTATGACGATGTGGACCGAAAGTACGTCGTGGCGGGCGCCGATCCCTGGTCGACCTTTCGTTACGCCGGGACAGCGGCCCATCTTGGATTCGTTTTGAAGAAACTCGGTTTGAAGGACCCGGATTCAATCGATTGGCTGAAGGAGGCCCGCGAGGCCTACGAGTGGGGCCTGGCAAACACGAAACCTGAGGATGAGAAGCGGGAACCGATTTACTGGCTTTTCCCGGTGCGTGACCACCGCATGTATGCCGCTGCAGGTCTCTTCCGCCTGACGGGTGAGATGCGATACGCGGAGGCGTTCATGAAGGACTTCAACTCGATGGCTGAAGTGAAGACATTCGAGGCGTTGCCCAAGCCGGAGTTGGACCTGAACCAAGGATCTGCGGGCTTAGGGTGGGAAAACGCGTACGGACCCTGGGTGATGGCCTTGGGAGGCGGGCCGACCGCCTTGCCTGAAGCGGATCGTGCGCGCGTCGAAAAGATGGTGTTGGCAAGCGCAGAGCGCACTGGGCCAAAGGCGACGGCTGCTCGCAACATGCGCTTTGGCGGGCCATTTGAGTTCGACATGCTCGTGGGCCATCAGTCGACGCCTCTGGTCATGGATAGCGCCGTCGCTTATACCATCCTGCGCGAGCGTGATCCAGAGCGCGCAGCACTGTTCTGGAGCGCAATCGAGACAACCGCTGATTACATGCTCGGGACCAACCCGCTGCATTACGTGTGGGTTTCAGGTGTCGGCCCTCGCAATGTCAAGTACCCCTTCCACATGGATGGGTGGTACAACAACCAGCTCAGTTCCCATCCAGGTATCGTGCCTTATGGTCCCTGGCGCGTGGAGCAAGAGTCTGCGAACGACACAACGAATATCGCCTGGTCCTACCGGAGCCTCTATCCACAAACCGTGCGCCAATGGCCCGGCGCTGAACAGTGGTTCGAGAATCGCGGGTCGCCCCTGGCGGCAGAATTCACCGTGCACCAAAACATCGGACCAGCGGCTGCGATCTACGGATTGCTTTGCGCACCGCAGAAGTGA
- a CDS encoding helix-turn-helix domain-containing protein has product MQSIGERLEEARKRKGVSLREAAEATKIRGDYLQKFENNQYDIKLPEIYVRGFLRTYANYLKLPGDKIVADYNGLGLGEAKPRQLNRELYGRMDIGIETRKAEEEAKLKAQNAAAGIPEEPKEQKKNPATFVPQGGAALDTGIILRIGGIAVGALLIILVVAWALFGRDSSPTARTAAPTAAAPTEPQIILQAKGAVNVTVTLASNNSVLFQGSLRAGESQNVAWRGALRVSADPHQNLEFEIGGKRYPMPNQRTADIRAP; this is encoded by the coding sequence ATGCAATCGATCGGCGAACGTTTGGAAGAAGCGCGCAAACGAAAGGGTGTTTCCCTGCGAGAGGCGGCTGAGGCGACGAAGATTCGTGGCGATTACCTGCAGAAATTCGAAAACAACCAGTACGACATCAAGCTGCCGGAGATCTATGTGCGCGGCTTCCTCCGCACGTATGCGAACTACCTGAAGCTTCCAGGCGATAAAATCGTGGCCGATTACAACGGTCTCGGGTTGGGCGAGGCGAAGCCCCGGCAGTTGAATCGCGAGCTTTACGGTCGGATGGATATCGGTATCGAAACCCGCAAGGCGGAGGAAGAAGCCAAGCTGAAAGCACAGAACGCGGCGGCTGGTATTCCTGAAGAGCCGAAAGAACAGAAGAAGAACCCGGCGACCTTTGTTCCCCAAGGCGGAGCGGCACTCGACACAGGGATCATCCTGAGGATCGGTGGCATAGCGGTGGGGGCACTCCTCATCATTTTGGTGGTGGCCTGGGCCCTTTTTGGACGCGACTCGTCGCCAACGGCCAGGACTGCGGCACCAACCGCTGCTGCACCCACAGAACCGCAGATTATTCTCCAAGCCAAAGGGGCGGTGAATGTCACGGTCACCTTGGCGAGCAACAATTCCGTGTTGTTCCAAGGAAGCTTGCGGGCGGGCGAATCCCAGAACGTCGCGTGGCGTGGCGCCCTCCGGGTCAGCGCAGATCCCCACCAGAACCTGGAGTTTGAGATCGGGGGTAAGCGGTACCCGATGCCAAACCAGAGGACAGCAGATATTCGCGCGCCGTAG